A part of Gramella sp. MAR_2010_147 genomic DNA contains:
- a CDS encoding energy transducer TonB — translation MEPKKNPKANLKRYSVFFLQLGLIVVLFITWRAIEWKTYDPDNIDIGQVNMDALDEEDVPITEMLNTPPPPPPPPPAPEIIEVVEDEEEVEEDEIQSTETNLDEIVEVEEVVEAPVEEEVADVPFAVIEDVPIFPGCENLGNNNERKKCMSEKISRYVNKEFDTDLGAELGLSGINRVIVQFRIDEKGNIGQVRARAPHPRLEQEAARVINSLPKMKPGKQRGKPVGVMYSLPIAFKVQD, via the coding sequence ATGGAACCTAAGAAAAATCCAAAGGCTAACTTGAAAAGATACAGTGTATTTTTTTTACAACTTGGTCTTATTGTAGTTCTATTTATAACATGGAGGGCGATTGAGTGGAAAACTTATGACCCTGATAATATAGATATAGGACAGGTAAATATGGACGCCCTTGATGAAGAGGATGTGCCAATTACTGAAATGCTTAATACCCCACCACCTCCACCTCCACCGCCACCGGCACCAGAAATTATTGAAGTAGTGGAAGATGAGGAAGAAGTGGAAGAAGATGAAATTCAATCTACTGAAACAAATCTTGATGAAATCGTTGAGGTTGAAGAAGTTGTTGAGGCTCCTGTAGAAGAGGAAGTTGCAGATGTTCCTTTTGCGGTTATTGAAGATGTGCCAATCTTCCCAGGTTGTGAAAATTTGGGTAATAACAATGAGCGTAAGAAGTGTATGAGTGAAAAGATCAGTAGATATGTGAACAAAGAGTTCGATACAGATCTTGGAGCTGAACTTGGGCTTAGCGGGATCAACCGTGTAATTGTTCAGTTTAGAATTGATGAAAAAGGAAATATTGGTCAGGTAAGAGCACGTGCTCCACACCCAAGACTAGAGCAGGAAGCTGCAAGAGTAATTAACAGTCTGCCTAAAATGAAGCCGGGTAAACAACGTGGTAAGCCGGTAGGAGTTATGTACTCACTTCCAATTGCATTTAAAGTTCAGGATTAA